Below is a genomic region from Nitrospirota bacterium.
TACTTCAAGGTCCATTACAGGCTCAAGCAGAACAGGGGTTGCCTTCCTTGCCCCTTCCTTAAATGCCATTGACCCTGCTATCTTGAAGGCCATTTCAGAAGAATCCACATCATGATATGACCCGTCAAAAAGCCTAACTTTAACATCCACAACCGGATAACCGGCCAAGACACCGGAATCCAGTGCCTCTCTAATCCCTTTTTCAACTGCCGGTATATACTCACGCGGGATTGAACCTCCAACTATATCATTCTCAAACTCGAATCCTTCTCCGGGCGCCTTAGGCCCTACCTCAAGCCATACATGCCCATACTGACCGCGTCCTCCGGTCTGCCTTATATATTTGCCTTCTATCTCCACACTGTTCTTTATTGTTTCCCTATATGCAACCTGAGGCTTGCCGACATTTGCCTCAACCTTAAATTCCCTCAAAAGCCTGTCTACAATTATCTCAAGATGAAGTTCACCCATTCCTGATATAATGGTCTGCCCGGTCTCTTCATCAGTCTTTAACCTGAATGAAGGATCTTCCTGAGCAAGTTTCAGCAATGACAATGTCATTTTTTCCTGGTCTACCTTGGTCTTTGGTTCTATTGCAATTGATATAACCGGTTCAGGAAATTCAATGCGCTCAAGTATAACAGGGTTCGCCTTATCACACAGCGTATCCCCTGTTGTAGTGTTCTTCAATCCTACTGCTGCACCAATCTCGCCGGCGAACATCTCCTTAATCTCTTCCCTCTTATTAGCGTGCATCTTTAAGAGGCGTCCGACACGCTCAGTTGAATCTTTAGTAGAATTATAAATATATGAACCGGAGTTGAGAACCCCTGAATATATCCTGAAAAAGGTCAACTGACCGACAAAAGGATCTGTCATTATCTTAAAGGCCAGTGCTGAAAAAGGCTCACTATCATCCGCGCGTCTCTCAACCTCCGCCTCTGTATCAGGATGAATTCCTTTAACCGGCGGCAAATCTAAAGGTGACGGCAGATAAGCCAGAATAGCATCCAACAACAACTGTACTCCCTTATTCTTAAAGGAAGACCCGCATAAAACAGGGTTTATCTTCATGGCTATAGTGCCCTTACGCAAGGCAGCCTTGATCTCTTCTTCCGTAACCGCTTCACCTGCCAGATATTTTTCCATTATTACTTCATCAACATCCGCCAGTTTCTCTATCATCTTATCGCGATACTCATGTGCCATATCCAGTAATTCTTCCGGAATCTCATCTACACGATATTTTGCACCGAGCGTTTCATCATCAAAATATATTGCCTTCATTGTAATCAGGTCAACAGGCCCCCTGAAAGTGTTTTCAGCACCTATTGCAAGTTGAATAGGAACAGGGTTTGCACCAAGCCTGTCAACCATAGATTTAACACTTTCAAGAAAATCAGCACCTATCTTATCCATCTTATTTATAAATGCAATCCTCGGCACACCATATTTATCAGCCTGACGCCATACAGTCTCTGACTGAGGCTCTACGCCCTGCCCTGCATCAAATATTGCCACAGCCCCATCCAGAACCCTTAATGACCTTTCAACCTCAATAGTAAAATCAACATGTCCAGGCGTATCAATAATATTGATCCTGTAATCTTTCCAGAAGCATGTGGTCGCAGCAGAGGTTATGGTAATACCACGCTCTTTTTCCTGCTCCATCCAATCCATTGTAGCAGCACCATCATCAACCTCACCGATCCTGTGGGTCATGCCGGTATAGTACAGTATACGTTCTGTTGATGTAGTTTTACCTGCATCAATATGTGCCATGATGCCTATGTTCCTTGTCTTCTCTAACGGATACTGTCTTGCCACTTAATCCTCCAAATTCATTCTAACTTCTAACTTCTTATTTCTGACTTCCTGCTTCTAACTTCTACCTATGCTCTACCAACGGTAATGTGCAAACGCTTTGTTTGCCTCTGCCATTCTATGCGTTTCTTCCTTCTTCTTAATTGAACCGCCGGTTCCATTGGCTGCATCAATAATCTCTGCTGCCAACTTTTCTTCCATACTCCTGCCTGAACGTTCCCTTGAAAATTGCACAAGCCATCTTATTGCAAGTGCATTACGCCGCGGGGTTCTTATGTCCACAGGTACCTGATATGATGCACCGCCTACACGCCTGGACTTGACCTCAACCACCGGCCTTATATTGTCAAGGGCTGAGCGAAATATCTTCACAGGGTCAGCAGACGATTTCTCTTTAACTATATCAAGGGCGCCATAAAATATCCCTTCAGCCGTACTCTTCTTCCCTGCCTTCATAAGAAGATTAACAGTCTTGGTTATCAGTAAATCATTGTACTTCAAATCCGGTACTGTTACACGATGTGGTGTTTGCCTGTGTCTCGACATCTTTAATTCTCCTTACAATCTTAATTTCAAAAAAAAAATCAACACCAAACAATTATCTCTTAACTAAAAAAACCAGAGACAATCTTTCCCAAACCATGCCTGGCTGTAATTATTGGTGAATGCGGAACTACTTAGGCTTCTTGGCCCCGTACTTGGACCTGCTGCGCTTTCTGTTTGCAACTCCTGCTGAATCAAGCGTTCCACGAACTATATGATACCTGACTCCAGGTAAGTCCTTTACCCTGCCGCCGCGTACAAGAACAATTGAATGTTCCTGCAGGTTGTGCCCTTCACCCGGTATGTATGATGTAACCTCAATACCATTAGTAAGACGCACCCTTGCTACCTTCCTTAATGCAGAGTTCGGTTTCTTTGGTGTAGTTGTATAAACCCTGATACAAACCCCTCTCTTCTGAGGACACCCCTTCAAGGCCGGACTCTTTGTCCGGCTCTTCACCATCTTTCTACCCTTCCTGACTAATTGATTTATTGTCGGCACAACTTCTCCTCACAAGATTAAGAAACGTTCTATTTGCAAAACTTTGAAATCTTACTTAATTACATCCTCTTTGTCAAGAGTTTTTTTTGACCTTGCAGATATACCCTCTTCTACTGACTTTAAATAAGTCTCACGGTATATGGGAAACCCTGTCCCAGCCGGTATAAGCCTTCCTACAATGACATTCTCTTTAAGGCCTAACAGTTCATCCATCTTGCCGCTGACTGCCGCCTCTGTCAACACCCTGGTGGTCTCCTGGAATGACGCTGCTGATATAAAGCTGTCAGTTGTCAGTGCCGCCTTTGTTATACCCATAAGCACCGGCATACCGATTGCGGGTTTGCCGCCTGATTTCAGAACCCGTTCATTCTCATCCTCAAAAATAAACCTGTCCACCTGACTGCCTATCAGAAACTCTGTATCACCTGGGTCTTCAATCTTCACCTTCCTGAGCATCTGCCTCACGATAATTTCTATATGCTTATCATTGATTGTTACACCCTGAAGCCTGTATACCTGCTGAACCTCATCTACAAGGTATTTCTGAAGCTCTTTCGGCCCAAGTATGCTTAGAATATCATGCGGGTTAGCTGAACCGTCCATCAGAGGTTCACCTGCCATTACCCAGTCACCTTCATGAACATTTATATGTTTACCTTTTGGGATAAAATATTCCTTTGAATCTCCGGCATCATCCTTAACAAGTACCCTTCTCATTCCCTTTACGAAACCGCCGAATTCTATTGAACCGTCTATCTCGCTGATAACAGCCTGTTCCTTAGGCTTCCTTGTTTCAAACAACTCGGCTACCCTTGGAAGACCTCCTGTTATATCTTTTGTCTTGGTAATTTCTCTCGGTATCTTTGCAAGGATATCTCCGGGATGCACAATTGCATGCTTTTCAACAAGTATATTAGCACCTGTAGGCAGCAGATACCTTGCAACAGCATTGGTCTCTGCAAGCTTAACTGTTTTGTTGGATTCATCCTTGATGGAAATCCTCGGCCTCATGGTTGTACCGGCAAAGTCAACAATAACCTTCCTTGAAAGCCCTGTTATCTCATCCACATCTTCCTTCATGGTAATACCATCAGCGATATCACCAAAGGCAACCTTTCCGCCGACTTCCGTAAGGATCGGCATAGAATGAGGGTCCCACTCAACAAGCTTCTGGCCTGCCTTTACCTTCTGTCCGTTAGCCACCTTTAATCTGGCCCCGTACACAACTGAATACTTTTCCTTCTCTCTGCCTTCTTCATCACAAATTACAATCCTGCCGTTTCTGTTTAATGCAACCAGATCACCGTCTTTATTCTTTACTGTGTTAAGGTCTGAAAACTTCAGGATACCGGGGTTCTTTGCCTCAAGCACTGTCTGCTCAACAACCTTACTCGCTGTTCCTCCTATATGGAACGTCCTCATTGTAAGCTGAGTGCCGGGTTCGCCTATTGACTGGGCCGCAATAATACCTATTGCCTCCCCGATATCAACAAGATTACCCCTTCCAAGGTCTCTTCCATAGCACTTCTGGCACACACCCCTCCTTGACTGGCATGTTAACACAGACCGGATCAATATCTTATCAATTCCCGCCTCTACGATTTCTGTAACCTTTTGCTCATTAATCTCATCACCGGCAGGTACTATAACTTCATTATTAATAGGGTCCCTGATGTCATCAACACCGATCCTGCCGAGTATCCTCTCTTCCAATGGCTCAATGATCTCACCGCCCTCAACAAGAGAGGTCACGAAAATGCCGTCCTGACTCTTACAATCTATCTCTGTTACTATCACATCCTGTGCAACATCCACCAGCCTTCTTGTAAGGTAACCTGAGTTAGCAGTTTTTAGCGCTGTATCCGCAAGACCTTTTCTTGCACCGTGGGTTGATATAAAGTACTGCTGAACAGTCAGACCTTCACGGAAATTAGCTGTAATAGGGGTCTCGATAATTTCACCTGATGGTTTTGCCATAAGACCTCTCATACCACCTAACTGACGTATCTGCTGTGCACTACCCCTTGCACCGGAGTCTGCCATCATGAATATTGAATTAAAATCCCTCTTATCTTTATTTCCGCCCCCCAGCTCAGCCATCATCTCTGTTGCAACCATCTCTGTTACATGAGCCCATATATCAATAACCTTATTGTATCTTTCACCATTTGTTATCAAGCCTTCTGAATACTGCTGCTGAACCTCAAATATCTCCTTCTCAGCCTTTTCAATAAGCTGTGCCTTTTTCGTTGGGATATGCATGTCGTCAATAGAGATTGAAAGCCCAGACTTCGTAGCTGACCTGAACCCCATCTCTTTTATCTTATCAAGAAACTCCACTGTCTCACGATGCCCTGATTCCCTGTAGCATCTGTCAATCAGCTTGCTAATCTCTTTCTTATTCATAACCTTGTTTACATGAGCAAACGGCATATTTGCCGGTTTTATCTCTCCAAGCAAAACCCTTCCAGTAGTTGTATCAGTAAGTTTGCCTTCTATCCTAACCTTAATCTTTGCATGTTCTTCAATAACACCTGCATCAAAAGCCGCCCTGACCTCAACAGGAGAAGAAAACACCCTCCCTTCCCCTTTTGCACCTGCACGCTCTTTTGTCAGGTAATAACAGCCAAGGACTATGTCCTGAGTAGGAACAACGATAGGACCGCCATGTGCAGGTGAAAGAATATTATTAACAGAAAGCATTAATACCCTCGCCTCAATCTGTGCCTCAACAGAAAGCGGTATATGAACAGCCATCTGGTCACCGTCAAAGTCTGCATTAAACGCAACACAGACCAATGGATGGAGCTTTATCGCCTTACCCTCGATAAGTATAGGATCAAAAGACTGAATACCGAGTCTGTGCAGTGTCGGCGCCCTGTTAAGAAGCACGGGATGCTCTTTTGTGACCTCTTCAAGGATGTCCCAGACCTCCGGCCTTTCCTTCTCCACCATCTTTTTTGCACTCTTTATAGTGGTGGCATAACCCTTCTCTTCAAGCCTGTGAAAGATAAACGGCTTAAAAAGCTCAAGTGCCATCTTCTTGGGAAGACCGCACTGATGGAGTTTCAGGTCAGGACCTACAACAATAACCGACCTGCCTGAATAATCAACCCTCTTTCCAAGAAGGTTCTGCCTGAATCTCCCCTGCTTTCCTTTAAGCATATCGCTTAATGATTTAAGGGGTCTCTTATTCGGCCCGCGTATAACTCTGCCCCTTCTGCCGTTATCAAATAAGGCATCCACTGCCTCCTGAAGCATCCTCTTTTCATTACGTATAATAACTCCTGGGGCCTTTAGCTCCATAAGTTTCTTCAAACGATTATTCCTGTTGATTACCCTGCGGTATAGGTCATTAAGGTCTGATGTCGCAAACCTGCCGCCGTCAAGAGGAACCAATGGCCTTAACTCCGGGGGAATAACCGGTATAACATCCATTATCATCCATTCAGGTTTATTGAGGGATTTTCTAAAGGCATCAATAATCTTGAGCCGTTTGCTCAGTTTCTTTTTGATAGCAAGACTGCTTGCATTCTCAATCTTTGTTCTTACCTCAACATAAAGTGTTTCAAGGTCAAGTTTGACAAGAAGGTCCTTGATTGATTCCGCACCTGTGCCGGCCTTAAAAGAAGATGGGCCATACTGCTGCTGAAGCCTCCTGTATTCGTCTTCAGTCAGGAGGTCTCTTTCCTTTATAACAGAAGGAGGCACTTCGCCGATATCTGTAACAATATAACTCTCAAAATAGAGAACCTTCTCAAGATGACGGAGTGTCATGTCAAGCAGATTCCCGATCCTGCTTGGAAGTCCTTTAAGAAACCATATATGTGCAACAGGGGCGGCAAGTTCAATATGCCCCATTCTTTCACGCCTGACCTTGGACTGGATTACCTCTACACCGCATTTATCACACACAACACCTCTGTGCTTCATCCGCTTGTATTTTCCGCACAAACATTCCCAGTCTTTTGTAGGCCCGAATATCTTGGCACAGAAAAGTCCATCCCGCTCAGGCTTAAAAGAGCGGTAATTTATAGTCTCCGGCTTCTTTACTTCACCATGAGACCACGACCGGATCTTCTCCGGAGAAGCAATGCGTATCCTGATAGCATCAAAGGATACCGGCTCCTTTGGCTTTTCGAATAAGCTGTATAACTTCTCCCAATTTTTATCCTCTGTTATTGCCATTTAAACCCCCATTTTTTAGTTAGCAGTAAGCAGTTAGCAGTAAGCAGTGAACAGATGCTTAATCAGCTTATATTCTGCTAACTGTTTACAGCTTACTGCTTACTATTTTTTTAATTTTCCTCTTTATGTTTCAGCAGTTCGACGTCAAGGCCGAGGCTCTGCAATTCTTTTATCAATACGTTGAAAGACTCAGGCAGCCCAGGTGTAAGGAAGTTTTCTCCCTTAACTATAGACTCATACATCTTTGAACGCCCGGGGACGTCATCTGATTTAACTGTTAGAAATTCCTGAAGTGTTGCCGCTGCACCATACGCCTCTAATGCCCACACCTCCATCTCTCCGAGCCTCTGCCCTCCGAACTGAGCCTTACCTCCAAGCGGCTGTTGAGTTACAAGTGAATATGGGCCTATGGACCTTGCATGTATCTTGTCATCTACAAGGTGATGAAGTTTCAGCATATACATATATCCTACTGTTACAGGGCGATCAAACCGCTGTCCTGTACGTCCATCATATAACACCATCTGACCTGAAGTAGGGAGTTTTGCCTTCTCCAGTAAGGCCTTTATCTCCACCTCTGCAGCACCTTCAAATACAGGTGTAGTAACATGAATACCTAACGCCTTTGCAGCCATTCCAAGATGTGTCTCAAGTATCTGCCCTATGTTCATTCTTGAAGGAACCCCAAGAGGATTTAGTATCATATCTACAGGGGTACCATCTTCGAGGAAAGGCATATCCTCCATAGGCATTATAACTGATACAACCCCCTTATTACCATGCCTTCCTGCCATCTTATCCCCGACAGCCATTTTTCTTTTTATTGCAATATAAACCTTTACTAATTTTATAACACCCGGCGGAAGTTCATCACCCTTTTTAACCCTGCTAATCTTCTCATCATATATCCCCTGCAATGTCTCTATCTGCTGTTGTGCATAACTGCCGATCTCCTCAAAGCTCTCCATATCTTCAGCATCGTCCAGCACAATATCAGCAAGAATTTCATCACTCATATCCTGAAGGATAGCCTCAGTAAATTCCTTTTTCTTCTGCAGGATTGTCTTTTTTGAAGCAGGGTCAATAACATGTTTTGCTGAAACTTTCCCAATAAGGAATTTCTTCAGCCTCCTGTTCTTTTCTTTTTCAATAATCCTAACTTCTTCCTGCTGGTCTTTCTGGATTCTTAATATCTCATCATTTTCAATGCTCTTTGAACGTTCATCTTTCTCAACACCCTTACGGGAGAATATCCTTACATCAACAACCGTTCCCTCTATTCCAGGAGGCACTGTGAGTGAGACATCCTTTACATCTCCTGCCTTCTCACCGAATATAGCCCTGAGTAGTTTTTCTTCAGGTGTAAGCTGCGTCTCCCCCTTAGGTGCCACCTTTGCAACAATAATATCACCCGGTTTAACCTCAGCGCCTATACGCACAATACCGCTTTCATCAAGATTACGCAGTGCATCTTCACTGACATTAGGGATATCCCTTGTTATCTCTTCCTTGCCGAGTTTTGTATCCCTTGCCTCAATCTCAAATTCTTCTATATGTATAGAGGTGTATCTGTCTTCCCTCGCAAGCCTTTCGCTTATAATAATTGCATCCTCAAAGTTGTAACCATCCCACGGCATAAATGCCACAAGGACATTCTGCCCCAGTGCAAGTTCTCCCCTGTCTGTAGCAGGGCCGTCGGCAAGCACCGCTCCCTTTTCTACTACCTGTCCGGCATCCACTATGGGTTTCTGATTAATGCATGTATTCTGGTTTGAACGTTTACATTTCACAAGATTATATATATCAAGGCTCATCTCTTCCATGGGAGGTTTACCCTTTTTATGCCTGCCGGAAGATTTTATCTCCTCCACCCTGACTACGATCCTGTTTGCGTCAACATATTCAACAGTACCGCCCTTTTTAGCCAGCACTACCCTTCCTGAATCTCTTGCAACCATCTTTTCCATGCCTGTACCGACAAAAGGAGCTTCAGTATGAATTAGCGGGACTGCCTGCCTCTGCATGTTTGATCCCATCAATGCCCTGTTTGCATCATCGTTTTCAAGAAACGGAATCATTGAGGTAGCCACACTGACAATCTGCTTGGGAGATACATCCATATATTCAATCTTGTCAGAAGAAACCAGTACAAAGTCGCCGCCGTAACGGGCAGATACATTCTCTGAGGTAAGCCTTCCTTCTGCATCCATCGGAGAATTTGCCTGTGCTATATAATATTTATCTCCATCTATGGCAGAGAGATAATTTATATCATCAGTCACCTTAGCGTTCACAACCTTTCTGTATGGAGATTCAATGAAACCGAATTCATTGACCCTTGCATAAGTTGATAGTGAAGTTATTAACCCGATATTAGGACCTTCAGGCGTTTCAATCGGGCATATACGTCCGTAGTGTGTCGGGTGAACGTCTCTGACCTCAAATCCTGCACGCTCTCTTGTTAAACCTCCCGGCCCAAGGGCTGACAACCTGCGTTTATGGGTAATCTCAGACAATGGATTGGTCTGGTCCATGAACTGTGATAACTGACTGCTCCCGAAAAACTCTTTTACAGCCGCTATCACAGACTTGGCATTAATAAGGTCATGCGGCAGTGCAGCCTCAAGGTCAAGAATATTCATCCTCTCCTTGATAGTCCGCTCCATCCTTGCCAGACCGATACGGAACTGATTCTCAAGGAGTTCCCCTACACACCTGACCCTCCTGTTTCCAAGATGGTCAATATCGTCTATCTCTCCTTTACCGGCCTTCAGATTAACAAGATATTTAATTGCCTCTATTATATCCTGAGATGTCAGTACCCTTTGAGTAAACGGTACGTCTACCCCCAGTTTCTTATTTAATTTAAGCCTGCCTACAGGGGCAAGGTCATAACGTTTAGAATTAAAAAACAGGTTATCAAAAATGACCTTTGCAGTATCTATTGTGGGACTCTCACCCGGACGGAGTCTCTTGTATATTTCGATAATAGCGGCATCGGATGTCTCAATAGTTTCCTGTGATAAAGTATCCCTGATAACAGGAAGTATCTGGAAATTATCAATGTAGAGCAGGTCTATCTTTTCAATGCCGGACTTTGCAATATTTTCTAAAACTGCTTCAGTTAAAACACCATTACAACCTGCAAGAACTTCACCCGTCTCAGTATCAACAATATCATTAAAGACTATACGGCCTGCAAGGTTTTCAGAGGAAAGAGGTAACTCTTTAATCCCAAGATTCTCCATCTTTTTTAACATACCTGGTGTTACCCTTACACCCTCTTTTACCAAAATCTCACCGGATTTCTCATTTATAATGTCATAAGGGATCCTGCTGCCGCCGATTACCTTTGCATCAATCTTACTATAGAATTTCTTATTTTTTACATAAACCTCTTCTATAGGATAGTATAATTTTAAGATATCATAAGTTGTGAAGCCTAAAGCCTTTAACAGTATTGTTGCAGGAAATTTTCTTCTCCTGTCTATTCTTGCATATAAAATATCCTTTGTATCAAACTCAAAATCAAGCCACGAACCCCTATATGGAATAATCCTCGCGGAAAACAAGACCTTTCCACTGATATGTGTCCTTCCCTTATCATGTGTAAAGAATGCGCCGGGAGACCTCTGAAGCTGGCTCACAACAACACGTTCAGTTCCATTAATAATAAATGTCCCGTTATCCGTCATAAGAGGCAGCTCTCCAAGATACACCCATTGCTCTCTTACTTCTCTGGTACTTTTTACGCCGGTCTTTTCATCCTTTTCCAGTATCTCAAGGTTTACCCTTATCTTCATCGGGACCGCATAAGTCATCCCTCTCTCAATACATTCCCATATTCCGTACTTGGACTCTCCAAGAGAATATTCACTAAATCTTAATACTGCTGTTTCATTAAAATCAGATATGGGGAATATGCTGTTAAAAGCAGCATGGAGGCCGGAATCCTCTATCTGATCAGGAGGAACATCTTTCTGTATAAACCTCTCAAAGGACTTTTTCTGAATCTCTAATAATTCTGGTATCTCAATCTTTGCCGGAATCTTTGAGAAATCTTTTCTTACAATACATCCTTTGATAATTGGATCATTCATGTTTTATTATCCACTCCCATAAAAAGGTTAATTGGTATCTTTATGGGTCAAGGGGTCAAGGGGAACCCTCGAACCCTCAAACCCTTGCAATCTATTTTACCTCTACCTGTCCGCCATTCTCTGTTATCTTTGCCTTAATTGTCTCTGCCTCTTCCTTGGTAACCCCTGTCTTGATTGGTTTTGGGGCACCGTCTACAAGGTCCTTAGCCTCTTTAAGCCCAAGGTTTGTAAGCTCTCTTACTACCTTAATAACCTGAATCTTCTTATCTCCTGCAGAAGTCAATATGACATCAAAACTTGTCTTCTCTTCAACTGCAGCAGGGGCAGCACCTGCTGATGGTGCAGCAGCAA
It encodes:
- the rpsG gene encoding 30S ribosomal protein S7; protein product: MSRHRQTPHRVTVPDLKYNDLLITKTVNLLMKAGKKSTAEGIFYGALDIVKEKSSADPVKIFRSALDNIRPVVEVKSRRVGGASYQVPVDIRTPRRNALAIRWLVQFSRERSGRSMEEKLAAEIIDAANGTGGSIKKKEETHRMAEANKAFAHYRW
- a CDS encoding 30S ribosomal protein S12, whose translation is MPTINQLVRKGRKMVKSRTKSPALKGCPQKRGVCIRVYTTTPKKPNSALRKVARVRLTNGIEVTSYIPGEGHNLQEHSIVLVRGGRVKDLPGVRYHIVRGTLDSAGVANRKRSRSKYGAKKPK
- the rpoB gene encoding DNA-directed RNA polymerase subunit beta; the encoded protein is MNDPIIKGCIVRKDFSKIPAKIEIPELLEIQKKSFERFIQKDVPPDQIEDSGLHAAFNSIFPISDFNETAVLRFSEYSLGESKYGIWECIERGMTYAVPMKIRVNLEILEKDEKTGVKSTREVREQWVYLGELPLMTDNGTFIINGTERVVVSQLQRSPGAFFTHDKGRTHISGKVLFSARIIPYRGSWLDFEFDTKDILYARIDRRRKFPATILLKALGFTTYDILKLYYPIEEVYVKNKKFYSKIDAKVIGGSRIPYDIINEKSGEILVKEGVRVTPGMLKKMENLGIKELPLSSENLAGRIVFNDIVDTETGEVLAGCNGVLTEAVLENIAKSGIEKIDLLYIDNFQILPVIRDTLSQETIETSDAAIIEIYKRLRPGESPTIDTAKVIFDNLFFNSKRYDLAPVGRLKLNKKLGVDVPFTQRVLTSQDIIEAIKYLVNLKAGKGEIDDIDHLGNRRVRCVGELLENQFRIGLARMERTIKERMNILDLEAALPHDLINAKSVIAAVKEFFGSSQLSQFMDQTNPLSEITHKRRLSALGPGGLTRERAGFEVRDVHPTHYGRICPIETPEGPNIGLITSLSTYARVNEFGFIESPYRKVVNAKVTDDINYLSAIDGDKYYIAQANSPMDAEGRLTSENVSARYGGDFVLVSSDKIEYMDVSPKQIVSVATSMIPFLENDDANRALMGSNMQRQAVPLIHTEAPFVGTGMEKMVARDSGRVVLAKKGGTVEYVDANRIVVRVEEIKSSGRHKKGKPPMEEMSLDIYNLVKCKRSNQNTCINQKPIVDAGQVVEKGAVLADGPATDRGELALGQNVLVAFMPWDGYNFEDAIIISERLAREDRYTSIHIEEFEIEARDTKLGKEEITRDIPNVSEDALRNLDESGIVRIGAEVKPGDIIVAKVAPKGETQLTPEEKLLRAIFGEKAGDVKDVSLTVPPGIEGTVVDVRIFSRKGVEKDERSKSIENDEILRIQKDQQEEVRIIEKEKNRRLKKFLIGKVSAKHVIDPASKKTILQKKKEFTEAILQDMSDEILADIVLDDAEDMESFEEIGSYAQQQIETLQGIYDEKISRVKKGDELPPGVIKLVKVYIAIKRKMAVGDKMAGRHGNKGVVSVIMPMEDMPFLEDGTPVDMILNPLGVPSRMNIGQILETHLGMAAKALGIHVTTPVFEGAAEVEIKALLEKAKLPTSGQMVLYDGRTGQRFDRPVTVGYMYMLKLHHLVDDKIHARSIGPYSLVTQQPLGGKAQFGGQRLGEMEVWALEAYGAAATLQEFLTVKSDDVPGRSKMYESIVKGENFLTPGLPESFNVLIKELQSLGLDVELLKHKEEN
- the rplL gene encoding 50S ribosomal protein L7/L12, whose protein sequence is MSDANLTMDDVLNFIDNMKVIELAEFVKKIEERYGVSAAAPMAVAAAPSAGAAPAAVEEKTSFDVILTSAGDKKIQVIKVVRELTNLGLKEAKDLVDGAPKPIKTGVTKEEAETIKAKITENGGQVEVK
- the rpoC gene encoding DNA-directed RNA polymerase subunit beta' encodes the protein MAITEDKNWEKLYSLFEKPKEPVSFDAIRIRIASPEKIRSWSHGEVKKPETINYRSFKPERDGLFCAKIFGPTKDWECLCGKYKRMKHRGVVCDKCGVEVIQSKVRRERMGHIELAAPVAHIWFLKGLPSRIGNLLDMTLRHLEKVLYFESYIVTDIGEVPPSVIKERDLLTEDEYRRLQQQYGPSSFKAGTGAESIKDLLVKLDLETLYVEVRTKIENASSLAIKKKLSKRLKIIDAFRKSLNKPEWMIMDVIPVIPPELRPLVPLDGGRFATSDLNDLYRRVINRNNRLKKLMELKAPGVIIRNEKRMLQEAVDALFDNGRRGRVIRGPNKRPLKSLSDMLKGKQGRFRQNLLGKRVDYSGRSVIVVGPDLKLHQCGLPKKMALELFKPFIFHRLEEKGYATTIKSAKKMVEKERPEVWDILEEVTKEHPVLLNRAPTLHRLGIQSFDPILIEGKAIKLHPLVCVAFNADFDGDQMAVHIPLSVEAQIEARVLMLSVNNILSPAHGGPIVVPTQDIVLGCYYLTKERAGAKGEGRVFSSPVEVRAAFDAGVIEEHAKIKVRIEGKLTDTTTGRVLLGEIKPANMPFAHVNKVMNKKEISKLIDRCYRESGHRETVEFLDKIKEMGFRSATKSGLSISIDDMHIPTKKAQLIEKAEKEIFEVQQQYSEGLITNGERYNKVIDIWAHVTEMVATEMMAELGGGNKDKRDFNSIFMMADSGARGSAQQIRQLGGMRGLMAKPSGEIIETPITANFREGLTVQQYFISTHGARKGLADTALKTANSGYLTRRLVDVAQDVIVTEIDCKSQDGIFVTSLVEGGEIIEPLEERILGRIGVDDIRDPINNEVIVPAGDEINEQKVTEIVEAGIDKILIRSVLTCQSRRGVCQKCYGRDLGRGNLVDIGEAIGIIAAQSIGEPGTQLTMRTFHIGGTASKVVEQTVLEAKNPGILKFSDLNTVKNKDGDLVALNRNGRIVICDEEGREKEKYSVVYGARLKVANGQKVKAGQKLVEWDPHSMPILTEVGGKVAFGDIADGITMKEDVDEITGLSRKVIVDFAGTTMRPRISIKDESNKTVKLAETNAVARYLLPTGANILVEKHAIVHPGDILAKIPREITKTKDITGGLPRVAELFETRKPKEQAVISEIDGSIEFGGFVKGMRRVLVKDDAGDSKEYFIPKGKHINVHEGDWVMAGEPLMDGSANPHDILSILGPKELQKYLVDEVQQVYRLQGVTINDKHIEIIVRQMLRKVKIEDPGDTEFLIGSQVDRFIFEDENERVLKSGGKPAIGMPVLMGITKAALTTDSFISAASFQETTRVLTEAAVSGKMDELLGLKENVIVGRLIPAGTGFPIYRETYLKSVEEGISARSKKTLDKEDVIK
- the fusA gene encoding elongation factor G — encoded protein: MARQYPLEKTRNIGIMAHIDAGKTTSTERILYYTGMTHRIGEVDDGAATMDWMEQEKERGITITSAATTCFWKDYRINIIDTPGHVDFTIEVERSLRVLDGAVAIFDAGQGVEPQSETVWRQADKYGVPRIAFINKMDKIGADFLESVKSMVDRLGANPVPIQLAIGAENTFRGPVDLITMKAIYFDDETLGAKYRVDEIPEELLDMAHEYRDKMIEKLADVDEVIMEKYLAGEAVTEEEIKAALRKGTIAMKINPVLCGSSFKNKGVQLLLDAILAYLPSPLDLPPVKGIHPDTEAEVERRADDSEPFSALAFKIMTDPFVGQLTFFRIYSGVLNSGSYIYNSTKDSTERVGRLLKMHANKREEIKEMFAGEIGAAVGLKNTTTGDTLCDKANPVILERIEFPEPVISIAIEPKTKVDQEKMTLSLLKLAQEDPSFRLKTDEETGQTIISGMGELHLEIIVDRLLREFKVEANVGKPQVAYRETIKNSVEIEGKYIRQTGGRGQYGHVWLEVGPKAPGEGFEFENDIVGGSIPREYIPAVEKGIREALDSGVLAGYPVVDVKVRLFDGSYHDVDSSEMAFKIAGSMAFKEGARKATPVLLEPVMDLEVTAAEEYMGDVIGDINSRRGKIMGVRPRSGAQIIDSEVPLSEMFGYATDLRSLTQGRATFTMQFARYEEVPRNISEQIVSKVKG